From the Acinetobacter sp. 10FS3-1 genome, one window contains:
- a CDS encoding transposase, translating into MNMDIYSATPPVAKKRRSYSKEFKLSIVNACKNPNTSIASVALQHSINANLVSRWIRIFSHHEGAVQDPTHVNPAFIALPYTAAISQPIDERITLCITVPHTNNDIQLKWQTSEIPALAELLKALAT; encoded by the coding sequence ATGAACATGGATATATATTCAGCAACACCTCCTGTTGCTAAAAAACGCAGATCATACAGCAAAGAATTCAAACTCAGTATTGTCAATGCCTGCAAAAATCCTAATACCTCGATCGCTTCGGTCGCACTGCAACATAGTATTAATGCCAACCTTGTCAGTCGTTGGATCAGGATCTTCAGCCATCATGAGGGTGCCGTGCAGGATCCTACTCATGTGAATCCAGCATTTATTGCTTTGCCTTACACTGCTGCAATCAGCCAACCTATTGATGAGAGGATCACGTTGTGTATCACCGTGCCTCATACGAATAATGATATTCAGCTAAAATGGCAGACATCAGAAATACCTGCCTTGGCAGAATTACTCAAGGCACTGGCAACATGA